In Anaerolineae bacterium, a single window of DNA contains:
- a CDS encoding Deoxyadenosine kinase, whose protein sequence is MKQFIAIAGNIGVGKSTLVRLLSQRLGWKAFFEPVAENPYLADFYNDMRRWAFHSQIFFLIQRLRAHRQLALYPSSVLQDRTVYEDAEVFARNLYLQGFIEQRDYDTYNELYQVLCESLPAPDLLIYLRAPVKVLYDRILQRGRDYERRITPDYLRQLNTLYEEWIASFTLCPVLTISTSDFNYLAEPTHFELILSKIYEKLSGKETVSFDEFDLYG, encoded by the coding sequence ATGAAGCAATTTATTGCGATTGCCGGAAACATTGGGGTAGGAAAATCTACGCTGGTGCGCTTACTGAGCCAGCGCTTGGGCTGGAAAGCCTTTTTTGAACCGGTCGCCGAAAATCCATATCTGGCCGATTTTTACAATGACATGCGCCGCTGGGCTTTCCATTCCCAAATTTTCTTTCTAATCCAGCGGTTGCGCGCCCATCGGCAGCTGGCGCTTTATCCCAGCTCGGTGTTGCAAGATCGCACGGTGTATGAGGATGCGGAAGTTTTTGCCCGCAATCTTTATTTACAAGGTTTTATTGAACAACGCGATTATGATACCTATAACGAGCTATATCAGGTTTTGTGCGAGTCATTGCCGGCACCTGACTTATTGATCTACCTGAGAGCACCGGTCAAGGTCCTGTACGATCGCATTTTGCAGCGCGGCCGCGACTATGAACGACGCATTACCCCTGATTATCTGCGCCAGTTGAATACACTCTATGAAGAGTGGATTGCCTCTTTTACGCTCTGCCCGGTACTGACCATTTCAACCAGCGACTTCAACTACCTTGCTGAACCCACCCATTTCGAGCTGATTTTGAGCAAAATCTACGAAAAGCTGAGCGGTAAGGAAACTGTCAGCTTTGACGAATTCGATCTGTACGGATAA